The Halobacterium sp. CBA1132 genome has a segment encoding these proteins:
- a CDS encoding ScpA family protein, which yields MTDETDDSDDVPLDVTGHEDRKAERESESAPDGGLTTADAPGDDTPDSAAELIAESPADPEANPEDEVEPVELLVQLAKNGEIEPWDIDIVAVTDKFLEALDEADLRTSGRALFYASVLLRMKSDAMLDAGDDEPEEEEEVERPPWEAPPDEDGRPAYDPVDALESEMDRRLERKHARGNPETLDELVRDLREAERGSWWKESREYDTSDSPKGFRRGVQELDYRSGDEFRMDDEPTAEDALGNAHEEDIEATIEDVRAVLDEQYGGGRTEVLYEEVAEAGESRVQTFLALLFLAHRGAVTLEQDDLFGDLWVCENAGTDAAI from the coding sequence ATGACTGACGAAACCGACGACTCCGACGACGTCCCGCTCGACGTCACGGGCCACGAGGACCGGAAAGCGGAGCGCGAAAGCGAGAGCGCGCCCGACGGCGGACTGACGACCGCGGACGCGCCCGGAGACGACACGCCGGACAGCGCGGCGGAACTCATCGCGGAGTCGCCGGCCGACCCCGAGGCGAACCCCGAAGACGAGGTCGAGCCCGTGGAGTTGCTCGTGCAGCTCGCGAAGAACGGCGAAATCGAGCCGTGGGACATCGATATCGTCGCGGTGACGGACAAGTTCCTCGAAGCGCTCGACGAGGCCGACCTGCGGACGTCGGGGCGGGCGCTGTTCTACGCGAGCGTACTGTTGCGGATGAAGAGCGACGCGATGCTCGACGCCGGCGACGACGAACCCGAGGAGGAAGAAGAGGTCGAGCGGCCGCCGTGGGAGGCGCCGCCCGACGAGGACGGCCGGCCGGCCTACGACCCCGTGGACGCGCTCGAATCCGAGATGGACCGCCGGCTGGAGCGCAAGCACGCCCGCGGCAACCCGGAGACGCTGGACGAACTCGTGCGCGACCTGCGGGAGGCCGAGCGCGGATCGTGGTGGAAAGAATCCCGCGAGTACGACACCAGCGACTCCCCGAAGGGGTTCCGGCGCGGCGTCCAAGAGCTGGACTATCGGTCGGGCGACGAATTCCGGATGGACGACGAGCCGACCGCCGAGGACGCGCTCGGGAACGCCCACGAGGAGGACATCGAGGCGACAATCGAGGATGTTCGCGCGGTGCTGGACGAGCAGTACGGCGGCGGGCGCACGGAAGTGCTGTACGAGGAAGTCGCCGAGGCGGGCGAGTCGCGCGTGCAGACGTTCCTCGCGTTGCTGTTTCTCGCGCACCGCGGCGCGGTCACGCTCGAACAGGACGACCTGTTCGGCGACCTCTGGGTCTGTGAGAACGCGGGGACGGACGCCGCGATCTAG
- the mtnP gene encoding S-methyl-5'-thioadenosine phosphorylase, with amino-acid sequence MIGFIGGSGIYEALPLNDVREEDVTTPYGDPSAPVTVGEFGDTGTEVAFLPRHGPDHQRSPTNLPYKANIYALKQLGVERILASNAVGSLKEELPPQTLVVPDQIFDRTKHRDSTFFGDGIVVHQPFADPYCPHMVEHLHESAEDATDAETQEGGTYVCIEGPQYSTRAESEFYKSQGWDLVGMTAIPEAKLAREAEMCYATVAGVTDYDVWKADSEVTLEEVLENAAANEKAIKRTVEHAIETLPEERDCDCGHALEGTVNTPTEAIPEDTRDRVDALVGDYL; translated from the coding sequence ATGATTGGCTTCATCGGCGGTTCCGGCATCTACGAAGCGCTCCCGCTGAACGACGTGCGAGAGGAGGACGTGACGACGCCGTACGGCGACCCGAGCGCGCCCGTGACTGTCGGCGAGTTCGGCGACACCGGCACCGAGGTCGCGTTCCTGCCGCGACACGGCCCCGACCACCAGCGCTCGCCGACGAACCTCCCGTACAAGGCGAACATCTACGCGCTCAAGCAGCTCGGCGTCGAGCGCATCCTCGCGTCGAACGCCGTCGGCAGCCTCAAGGAGGAACTGCCGCCGCAGACGCTGGTCGTCCCGGACCAGATTTTCGACCGCACGAAACACCGCGACTCCACGTTCTTCGGTGACGGTATCGTCGTCCACCAGCCGTTCGCGGACCCGTACTGCCCGCACATGGTCGAACACCTCCACGAATCCGCCGAGGACGCGACCGACGCCGAAACCCAGGAGGGCGGCACGTACGTCTGCATCGAGGGGCCGCAGTACTCGACGCGAGCCGAGTCGGAGTTCTACAAGAGCCAGGGCTGGGACCTCGTCGGCATGACCGCAATCCCGGAGGCGAAGCTCGCGCGCGAAGCCGAGATGTGTTACGCCACCGTCGCGGGCGTCACCGACTACGACGTCTGGAAGGCCGACAGCGAGGTCACGCTCGAAGAAGTGCTGGAGAACGCCGCCGCCAACGAGAAAGCCATCAAGCGCACCGTCGAGCACGCCATCGAGACGCTGCCCGAGGAGCGCGACTGCGACTGCGGGCACGCCCTCGAAGGCACCGTGAACACGCCCACCGAAGCCATCCCCGAGGACACCCGCGACCGCGTCGACGCGCTCGTCGGCGACTACCTCTGA
- a CDS encoding phosphoribosyltransferase, with translation MSDLPDEFKCTITNWEYIYGLCRDVSDDVKHSEFEPDVVVALARGGWFAGRCLCDFLGLDDLTSLKMEHYVGTAEKADEPEVRYPMPEGSVEDKDVLIIDDIADTGGSIERAHEYVADREANEIRTATLQLLGTSEYDPDYVGEYLDEWAWVVYPWNFIEDMIDLISGVMEKDDDGSYTREGIQNLLSSYHDVERIEMEIAQPDRLDEVLAEMVRRDVLVKAGPEEWKLRVDA, from the coding sequence ATGAGCGACCTCCCGGACGAGTTCAAGTGCACTATCACCAACTGGGAGTACATCTACGGTCTCTGCCGCGACGTCAGCGACGACGTGAAACACTCCGAGTTCGAGCCCGACGTCGTTGTCGCGCTCGCTCGCGGCGGCTGGTTCGCGGGCCGGTGTCTCTGTGACTTCCTCGGCCTCGACGACCTCACCAGTCTCAAGATGGAGCACTACGTCGGTACCGCCGAGAAGGCCGACGAGCCCGAGGTCCGGTACCCGATGCCGGAGGGCTCCGTCGAGGACAAGGACGTCCTCATCATCGACGACATCGCCGACACCGGCGGCTCCATCGAGCGCGCCCACGAATACGTCGCCGACCGGGAGGCCAACGAGATTCGCACCGCTACTCTCCAACTGCTGGGCACCAGCGAGTACGACCCCGACTACGTCGGCGAGTACCTCGACGAGTGGGCGTGGGTCGTCTACCCGTGGAACTTCATCGAGGACATGATCGACCTCATCTCCGGCGTCATGGAGAAAGACGACGATGGCTCCTACACGCGGGAGGGCATCCAGAACCTCCTCTCGTCGTACCACGACGTCGAACGCATCGAGATGGAAATCGCCCAACCCGACCGCCTCGACGAAGTCTTAGCGGAGATGGTGCGCCGGGACGTGCTCGTGAAGGCCGGCCCCGAGGAGTGGAAGCTCCGCGTCGACGCCTAG
- the smc gene encoding chromosome segregation protein SMC, with protein MYIDEIVLQNFKSFAGTTRIPFYEDFTTISGPNGSGKSNIIDAVLFALGLARTSGMRAEKLTDLIYNPSHEGDDESAGPKEASVEVVLNNGDGTLSRSQVETAAGSEKVGDVDTITVKRRVKRTDDNYYSYYYLNGRSVNLSDIRDLLAQAGVAPEGYNVVMQGDVTGIINMTPGERREIVDEIAGVAEFDAKKADAHEELEVVQERVDEADLRIEEKQDRLDQLADERETALEYQGLRDEKQEYESYAKAAELEEKREDLDATRSDIDEREDELAELREELDERRGTVLRLEEDLEDLNAEIERKGEDEQLAIKREMEEVKGDISRLEDKVEAAEERIEDAENERRQAFVEIDRKQEQIDDLEGDIKDLKVEKASVKADIQSRESDLADVEAEIESVDTEFDELKAELAEKKAELEDAKSERNDLQREQDRLLDEAKRRSDAVDEAEADLEDARERLPELDATLDDLEDELAKAKRNREQIVEVVEDLKQEKRERQDDLDEVEDDLSAAQEEYARLEAQANESGDSSYGKAVTTILNSDVEGVHGTVGQLGGVSEQYATACETAAGGRLANVVVDDDGTGQRCIEYLKQRNAGRATMLPITKMRHRSLPSTPEMPGVVDFAYNLVDFDEQYEPIFSYVLGDTLVVENMETARDLMGDYRLVTLSGELVEKSGAMTGGSRSGSRYSFSKSGKGQLERVAERIQRLEDDRAELREDVREIDDRLEDARDRRQDATDQVRSLQNDVEATESEREDVEERIDELEAKIEELRGEREDVDEQMQAIEDDISAKQEDIAALEADIEELEDELADSKIPELTAEKEDIEADIADLQSRVDDLDGELNSLQLEKEYAEDAVEDLHDDIEEAQNEKAEQEQRISDLREQIEAKEETLAEKEEAVAALEEELADLKSEREDLKDDLREAKAARDEQASEVETVENRLESLRRAEARLTEEIDDLEDAVGDYDPEEIPDLDEVEENVARLERQMEALEPVNMKAIDEYDDVESDLDDLEDKRATLVEERDGIQDRIDHYDEQKKSTFMDAFDAINDQFQRIFSRLSAGTGELELENPEDPFEGGLTMKAQPADKPVQRLDAMSGGEKSLTALAFIFGIQRHNPAPFYALDEVDAFLDAVNADRVGELVDELAGDAQFVVVSHRSAMLDRSERAIGVTMQEDNRSIVTGIDLSAQGAVAND; from the coding sequence ATGTACATCGACGAAATCGTCCTCCAGAACTTCAAGAGCTTCGCCGGGACGACGCGCATCCCGTTCTACGAGGACTTCACGACGATTAGCGGCCCGAACGGCTCCGGGAAGTCCAACATCATCGACGCGGTGTTGTTCGCGCTCGGCCTCGCGCGCACCTCGGGGATGCGCGCGGAGAAGCTCACGGACCTCATCTACAACCCCAGCCACGAGGGCGACGACGAGTCCGCCGGCCCGAAGGAGGCCAGCGTCGAGGTCGTGTTGAACAACGGCGACGGCACGCTCTCGCGCTCGCAAGTCGAGACCGCCGCCGGCTCCGAGAAGGTCGGCGATGTCGACACCATCACCGTCAAGCGCCGCGTGAAACGCACCGACGACAACTACTACTCGTACTACTACCTGAACGGGCGCTCGGTGAACCTCTCGGACATCCGCGACCTGCTCGCGCAGGCGGGCGTCGCGCCCGAGGGGTACAACGTCGTGATGCAGGGCGACGTCACCGGCATCATCAACATGACGCCGGGCGAGCGCCGCGAGATCGTCGACGAGATCGCGGGCGTCGCGGAGTTCGACGCGAAGAAGGCCGACGCCCACGAGGAACTGGAGGTCGTCCAAGAGCGCGTCGACGAGGCCGACCTCCGCATCGAGGAGAAGCAGGACCGCCTCGACCAGTTGGCCGACGAGCGCGAGACCGCGCTCGAATATCAGGGGTTGCGGGACGAGAAACAGGAGTACGAGAGCTACGCGAAGGCCGCCGAGTTGGAGGAGAAGCGCGAGGACCTCGACGCGACGCGCAGCGACATCGACGAACGCGAGGACGAACTCGCGGAACTCCGGGAGGAACTGGACGAGCGCCGCGGCACCGTGCTCCGCCTCGAAGAGGACCTCGAGGACCTGAACGCGGAAATCGAGCGGAAGGGCGAGGACGAGCAGCTCGCCATCAAGCGCGAGATGGAGGAAGTGAAAGGCGACATCTCGCGCCTCGAGGACAAGGTCGAGGCCGCCGAGGAGCGCATCGAGGACGCGGAGAACGAGCGCCGACAGGCGTTCGTCGAAATCGACCGCAAGCAGGAGCAAATCGACGACCTCGAAGGCGACATCAAGGACTTGAAAGTCGAGAAGGCGTCGGTGAAGGCGGACATCCAGAGCCGGGAGTCCGACCTCGCGGACGTCGAAGCGGAAATCGAGTCCGTGGACACCGAGTTCGACGAACTGAAAGCCGAACTCGCCGAGAAGAAAGCGGAGTTGGAGGACGCGAAGAGCGAGCGCAACGACCTCCAGCGCGAGCAGGACCGCCTGCTGGACGAGGCCAAGCGGCGCTCGGACGCGGTCGACGAAGCCGAAGCAGACCTCGAAGACGCCCGCGAGCGCCTCCCGGAGTTGGACGCGACCCTCGACGACCTCGAAGACGAACTCGCGAAGGCGAAGCGGAACCGCGAGCAAATCGTGGAGGTCGTCGAGGACCTCAAACAGGAGAAGCGCGAGCGCCAGGACGACCTCGACGAGGTCGAGGACGACCTCTCGGCGGCCCAAGAGGAGTACGCGCGCCTCGAAGCGCAGGCCAACGAGTCCGGAGACTCGTCGTACGGGAAGGCCGTCACTACGATTCTGAACAGCGACGTCGAGGGCGTCCACGGCACGGTCGGCCAACTCGGCGGCGTCAGCGAGCAGTACGCGACCGCCTGTGAGACGGCCGCTGGCGGCCGCCTCGCGAACGTGGTCGTGGACGACGACGGCACGGGCCAGCGCTGCATCGAGTACCTCAAGCAGCGCAACGCGGGCCGCGCGACGATGCTCCCCATCACGAAGATGCGCCACCGCTCGCTGCCGAGCACGCCGGAGATGCCGGGCGTGGTGGACTTCGCGTACAACCTCGTGGACTTCGACGAGCAGTACGAGCCCATCTTCTCGTACGTGCTCGGGGACACGCTCGTCGTGGAGAACATGGAGACCGCTCGCGACCTGATGGGCGACTATCGACTCGTCACGCTCTCCGGGGAACTCGTCGAGAAGTCCGGCGCGATGACAGGGGGGTCGCGGTCGGGTTCGCGGTACTCGTTCTCCAAATCCGGGAAAGGACAGTTGGAGCGCGTCGCCGAGCGCATCCAGCGCCTCGAAGACGACCGCGCCGAACTCCGGGAGGACGTCCGCGAAATCGACGACCGCTTGGAGGACGCCCGCGACCGGCGGCAGGACGCCACCGACCAAGTGCGGTCGCTGCAGAACGACGTGGAAGCCACGGAGAGCGAGCGCGAGGACGTCGAAGAGCGCATCGACGAGCTGGAGGCGAAAATCGAGGAGCTACGGGGCGAACGCGAGGACGTCGACGAGCAGATGCAGGCCATCGAAGACGACATCTCCGCGAAGCAGGAGGACATCGCGGCGCTCGAAGCGGACATCGAGGAACTCGAGGACGAACTCGCGGACTCGAAGATTCCCGAACTCACCGCCGAGAAGGAGGACATCGAGGCCGACATCGCTGACCTGCAGTCCCGCGTGGACGACCTCGACGGCGAACTGAACAGCCTCCAGTTGGAGAAGGAGTACGCCGAGGACGCCGTCGAGGACCTCCACGACGACATCGAGGAGGCGCAGAACGAGAAGGCCGAGCAGGAGCAGCGTATCAGTGACCTCCGCGAACAAATCGAGGCCAAAGAGGAGACGCTCGCGGAGAAGGAGGAAGCCGTCGCTGCGTTGGAGGAGGAGTTAGCGGACCTCAAGAGCGAGCGGGAGGACCTCAAAGACGACCTCAGGGAAGCGAAGGCGGCTCGCGACGAACAGGCCAGCGAGGTCGAGACAGTCGAGAACCGGCTGGAGAGTCTTCGGCGGGCGGAGGCGCGGCTCACCGAGGAAATCGACGACCTCGAGGACGCCGTTGGCGACTACGACCCCGAGGAGATTCCGGACCTCGACGAGGTCGAGGAGAACGTCGCGCGCCTCGAACGGCAGATGGAGGCCTTAGAACCGGTGAACATGAAGGCTATCGACGAGTACGACGACGTCGAGTCCGACCTCGACGACTTGGAGGACAAGCGGGCGACGCTCGTCGAGGAGCGCGACGGCATCCAGGACCGCATCGACCACTACGACGAGCAGAAGAAGTCGACGTTCATGGACGCCTTCGACGCCATCAACGACCAGTTCCAGCGCATCTTCTCGCGGCTCTCCGCGGGCACGGGCGAACTCGAACTGGAGAACCCCGAGGACCCCTTCGAGGGCGGGCTGACGATGAAAGCCCAGCCCGCGGACAAGCCCGTCCAGCGGCTGGACGCGATGAGCGGCGGGGAGAAGTCCCTGACCGCGCTGGCGTTCATCTTCGGCATCCAGCGCCACAACCCCGCGCCGTTCTACGCGCTCGACGAGGTGGACGCGTTCCTCGACGCCGTCAACGCCGACCGCGTCGGTGAACTCGTCGACGAACTCGCGGGGGACGCCCAGTTCGTCGTCGTGAGCCACCGCTCGGCGATGCTCGACCGCTCCGAGCGCGCCATCGGCGTGACGATGCAGGAGGACAACCGCAGCATCGTCACGGGCATCGACCTCTCCGCCCAGGGGGCAGTTGCGAATGACTGA
- the gatB gene encoding Asp-tRNA(Asn)/Glu-tRNA(Gln) amidotransferase subunit GatB — MSTQSATQDLAAVIGLEVHVQLETDTKIFCGCSTDTDDAEPNTHTCPVCLGLPGALPVLNEGAVEAAVKLGKAIDAEIPERTRFHRKNYFYPDLPKGFQITQYDAPICQDGELDVTVEDERREIGIERAHLEEDPGSLQHVGGSIDTADYTLVDYNRAGTPLMEIVTRPDFRSADEARAFLAKLTDVLEYLGIFDAERDGSLRVDANISMVDAEKLEGGISDEALEAANRTEVKNISSHKGAQKALSYEITRQRNQIQRGREVEQETRHWDESRGITVSMRSKEEEKDYRYFREADIPPLEVSDWKDEIPIPELPDARRERFREEYGVGAETASKLTSRKAVADLFEELADEYDPGLAATWVADNVLGELNYRGLEVGDITDRLGEFERLVELVAEDEITAKNAEEVVLREMLDEGRSPDEIVEAEDLGKTTGGEVEAAVAEAIDENPDAVEDYHAGEGGALNFLVGQVMGKTGGSADPGQVNELLREQLE, encoded by the coding sequence ATGAGTACGCAGTCCGCCACGCAGGACCTCGCCGCGGTCATCGGGCTGGAGGTCCACGTGCAACTGGAGACGGACACCAAGATATTCTGTGGGTGTTCGACCGACACCGACGACGCGGAGCCGAACACGCACACGTGTCCGGTGTGCCTCGGGCTCCCGGGCGCGCTCCCGGTGCTGAACGAGGGCGCCGTCGAGGCCGCGGTGAAACTCGGGAAGGCAATCGACGCGGAAATCCCCGAGCGAACCCGCTTCCACCGGAAGAACTACTTCTATCCCGACCTGCCGAAGGGCTTCCAGATCACGCAGTACGACGCGCCCATCTGCCAGGACGGCGAACTCGACGTGACCGTCGAGGACGAGCGCCGCGAAATCGGCATCGAGCGCGCGCACCTCGAAGAGGACCCGGGGAGCCTCCAGCACGTCGGCGGCAGCATCGACACCGCCGACTACACGCTCGTCGACTACAACCGCGCGGGCACGCCGCTGATGGAAATCGTCACGCGCCCGGACTTCCGGAGCGCCGACGAGGCGCGCGCGTTCCTCGCGAAACTCACCGACGTCCTCGAATATTTGGGCATCTTCGACGCGGAGCGCGACGGCAGTCTGCGCGTGGACGCCAACATCTCGATGGTCGACGCCGAGAAACTAGAGGGCGGCATCAGCGACGAGGCGCTGGAAGCCGCCAACCGCACGGAGGTGAAGAACATCTCCAGTCACAAGGGCGCACAGAAGGCGCTGTCCTACGAGATTACGCGCCAGCGCAACCAGATTCAGCGCGGCCGCGAGGTCGAACAGGAGACCCGCCACTGGGACGAGAGCCGGGGCATCACGGTGTCGATGCGCTCGAAGGAGGAGGAGAAGGACTACCGCTACTTCCGGGAGGCGGACATCCCGCCGCTCGAAGTCTCGGACTGGAAGGACGAGATTCCGATTCCGGAGCTGCCGGACGCGCGCCGCGAGCGCTTCCGCGAGGAGTACGGCGTCGGCGCGGAAACGGCGTCGAAGCTCACGTCGCGGAAGGCCGTCGCGGACCTCTTCGAGGAACTCGCCGACGAGTACGACCCCGGGCTGGCGGCGACGTGGGTCGCGGACAACGTCCTCGGCGAACTCAACTACCGCGGGCTGGAAGTCGGGGACATCACCGACCGTCTCGGCGAGTTCGAGCGCCTCGTGGAACTCGTCGCGGAGGACGAGATCACGGCGAAGAACGCCGAGGAGGTCGTGCTTCGGGAGATGCTCGACGAGGGTCGCAGTCCAGACGAGATTGTCGAGGCCGAGGACCTCGGGAAGACCACGGGCGGCGAGGTCGAGGCGGCCGTCGCCGAGGCTATCGACGAGAACCCGGACGCCGTCGAGGACTACCACGCCGGGGAGGGCGGCGCGCTGAACTTCCTCGTCGGGCAGGTGATGGGGAAGACCGGCGGGAGCGCGGACCCCGGCCAAGTGAACGAACTGCTGCGCGAACAGTTGGAGTAG